The Shewanella sp. KX20019 genome window below encodes:
- a CDS encoding molybdate ABC transporter substrate-binding protein has translation MKKWIAASLLILPLTAAATPIEMRAAGSLKNAMSDIVAAYQLESKQAVNTDFAPSGLLRKRIEKGEVVDVFASANIKHPQTLQHNELAESVVMFAQNQMCALTQASIELNDDLLQQMLNSDIRLGTSTPKADPSGDYAWKVFAKAEAVVVGAKSTLEHKALQLTGGETSAKAPRGRNTYGWVMENNRADIFLTYCTNAVLAQKEVPSLQVVQLPNELAVGADYGLVVLKAAQPDAWKLAMFVLSEKGQSILAGYGFKAPLKR, from the coding sequence ATGAAGAAATGGATCGCAGCGTCGTTATTGATACTGCCACTGACGGCCGCGGCTACACCGATTGAGATGCGTGCAGCGGGGAGTTTAAAAAATGCCATGTCGGATATTGTTGCTGCTTATCAACTGGAATCTAAGCAGGCTGTTAATACTGATTTTGCTCCTTCTGGCTTGCTTCGAAAACGTATTGAAAAAGGAGAGGTTGTTGATGTGTTTGCTTCTGCCAATATTAAACACCCGCAAACATTACAACACAATGAACTAGCAGAAAGTGTGGTGATGTTTGCACAAAATCAAATGTGCGCGTTAACGCAAGCTAGCATTGAACTCAATGATGACTTATTGCAACAGATGCTCAATAGTGATATTCGCCTTGGCACGTCGACACCTAAAGCCGATCCGTCTGGTGACTATGCGTGGAAAGTTTTTGCCAAGGCTGAGGCTGTTGTGGTTGGCGCTAAGAGCACATTAGAGCATAAAGCATTACAACTAACAGGCGGAGAGACGAGTGCCAAGGCTCCGAGGGGGCGTAATACCTATGGCTGGGTGATGGAGAATAATCGTGCTGATATTTTTCTCACCTACTGCACTAATGCTGTGCTGGCACAGAAAGAGGTGCCTAGTTTGCAGGTAGTGCAACTCCCTAATGAGCTTGCAGTCGGTGCCGATTATGGCCTGGTGGTGTTAAAGGCGGCACAACCCGATGCTTGGAAGCTAGCGATGTTTGTATTATCGGAAAAGGGCCAGTCAATTTTAGCAGGCTATGGCTTTAAGGCACCGTTGAAACGATAA
- a CDS encoding OmpA family protein, which produces MSVKHSGIIASCLVAAVFVSGCQTTNPYSNESQNAKATNGALIGALTGAVIGVASSSKSDRGKGALIGAASGAALGGGIGYYMDVQEAELRQQLQSSGVSVTRSGDDIILNMPNDVTFAVDQTDLSQRAKQVLNSVALVALEYDETKLNVMGHTDSSGAASYNMRLSQVRASEVASYLMSQQVPSARVASHGVGEERPVATNETKAGRADNRRVEIILSPLS; this is translated from the coding sequence ATGAGTGTTAAGCACAGCGGTATTATCGCTAGCTGTTTGGTTGCAGCAGTGTTCGTTTCAGGTTGTCAGACAACCAATCCATACAGTAATGAATCTCAAAATGCTAAAGCCACTAATGGTGCCTTGATTGGCGCACTTACTGGTGCGGTAATTGGCGTTGCCTCTTCAAGTAAAAGTGATAGAGGTAAAGGGGCTTTGATCGGCGCAGCTTCGGGCGCAGCGCTTGGTGGTGGGATCGGTTACTACATGGATGTGCAGGAGGCAGAGTTGCGCCAACAGCTACAGTCATCTGGTGTCAGCGTTACCCGCAGTGGTGATGATATTATTTTGAACATGCCCAATGATGTGACTTTTGCTGTCGATCAAACCGATCTAAGCCAACGTGCAAAGCAGGTGTTAAATAGCGTGGCTTTGGTTGCGTTAGAATATGATGAGACCAAGCTAAATGTGATGGGGCATACCGATAGCTCTGGAGCTGCATCTTATAACATGCGACTATCTCAAGTTCGAGCAAGTGAAGTTGCTAGCTACTTAATGAGCCAGCAGGTTCCGTCTGCACGAGTGGCATCTCATGGTGTAGGTGAAGAGAGACCAGTAGCGACCAATGAGACCAAAGCAGGTCGAGCAGATAATCGCAGAGTAGAGATTATTCTTAGCCCACTAAGCTAA
- a CDS encoding DUF4397 domain-containing protein, translated as MKFTPRGITGLFFVLATTVGCSSDDASESSSEAYVQYYNASPNSTATALVLDDYQYTAVSYADSQPRYVYSTGSAEMEIVGTDELGDELSLYTATLSLSNEDDHFFVLLGDYSSTELLDIQYDRSEMDELNSDESDDYSKMQMLVTHAAMDEPTYDVYFGLDGEDFSAATMIDSLSYKGYSTELMFDTGEYVLYLTETGESTPIYTTTTLDMSDNTVYKFVIRNSFGPGTPKITIDAVDSTGSPTQYANIDANAEYRVFNALNSVDNIDIAIASNQETQYLYELGKHSLSDFKTIGYNDYGVTITNNDSSEVLANNLLVTFNQDESKSILVYDDELGVTKGMTLTHDHRPRAFTHLIDLANLVFDYETLAIYFVKPTETIESAEYKITGLEFTELESIGLASGEYEINVVFEDDNETLTLLYQSDPLVFDSAGNYTMVLSKDDSQPLGYRLTTF; from the coding sequence TGATGCGAGTGAATCAAGCAGTGAGGCTTACGTACAATATTACAATGCATCACCTAATAGCACGGCAACAGCCCTGGTTTTAGATGATTATCAATACACGGCGGTGAGTTACGCTGATTCTCAACCTCGTTATGTTTACAGCACGGGCAGTGCAGAGATGGAAATTGTTGGCACTGATGAGCTGGGTGATGAGTTGTCGCTCTATACCGCGACGCTGTCACTTTCAAATGAAGATGATCACTTTTTTGTTTTACTCGGTGATTATAGTTCAACAGAGTTACTCGATATTCAATACGATCGTAGCGAGATGGATGAATTGAACAGTGATGAAAGTGACGACTACAGTAAGATGCAGATGTTAGTTACCCATGCTGCCATGGATGAGCCGACTTATGATGTTTACTTCGGTTTGGATGGTGAGGATTTCAGTGCCGCAACCATGATCGATTCGCTTAGTTATAAAGGATATTCAACTGAGTTGATGTTTGATACTGGCGAATATGTGCTGTATCTGACCGAGACAGGAGAGAGCACGCCAATCTACACCACTACTACATTGGATATGAGTGATAATACGGTTTACAAATTTGTTATCCGCAATAGCTTTGGCCCTGGAACACCTAAGATAACCATTGATGCGGTTGATTCGACGGGGAGTCCAACCCAATATGCCAATATTGACGCCAACGCCGAATATCGTGTTTTTAATGCATTAAATAGCGTTGATAATATTGATATCGCGATCGCAAGTAATCAGGAGACACAGTACCTTTATGAGTTGGGCAAACATAGTTTAAGTGATTTCAAGACCATAGGTTATAACGACTACGGCGTGACCATTACCAATAATGATTCAAGTGAGGTATTAGCCAATAACTTACTGGTGACCTTTAATCAGGATGAGAGTAAATCGATACTGGTTTATGACGATGAGCTCGGGGTGACCAAAGGGATGACGCTAACTCATGATCATCGCCCGCGGGCTTTTACCCACCTAATTGATTTAGCGAACTTAGTTTTTGACTATGAAACCTTAGCTATCTACTTCGTGAAACCCACGGAAACGATTGAATCAGCGGAGTATAAAATCACAGGTTTGGAGTTTACTGAGTTAGAGTCAATTGGCCTAGCATCTGGAGAGTACGAGATTAACGTGGTCTTTGAAGATGACAATGAAACGCTCACTTTACTCTATCAATCTGACCCACTGGTGTTTGATAGTGCAGGTAACTACACCATGGTGCTGAGTAAAGATGATTCACAGCCCTTGGGCTATCGACTAACGACTTTTTAA